CTCGTAGGGGATCGTTCTGGCAATGCAGGCATGATCGTCGGCGGTGATGCCTTCGCCAAGAAGGATTGCCTCATCGCCAACCTTGATCGAGGGAATGGCAGTTACATCGACAGTCGTCAGGTTCATCGAAACGCGTCCAACAATAGGAGCGCGCTCCTTGCCGAACATGACCCATCCGGCCGGACTTGTATTGGTGGCTGACAGGTCGCGCCTGAGCCCATCGGCATAGCCTGCGGGAAGCAGCGCCAGCCTCATGCGGCGCTCCGCCATGAAGATTCCGTTATAACCGATCCTTGCGCCAGGCTCGATCTCGCGCAGGCCGGTCACGCGGGTCTTCCACGTCATCACGGGTTTGAGGCTGGGTCGAATGCGAGCTTCGTGAACTCCTGCATATCCCTGTTGGACTTCGATGGGAAGACTGTAACCGTAGAGCGCAAGACCGCTTCGCACCATGCAGCGTGCGGACACATCCTTCGCTACATTCCTCAGCCAGCAGAATGTTCCCCCATCTTCTGGAAACGGATTGTCGACCGTGGAGGAGTTGCCTGCGTGGATCCACGCGGGTCTCAGCCCGGCGTCCTGCACCTGGTGCAATGCCTGCTCAAAGCAACGCTGTTGCTGAAGAGTCTGGTGCGATCCGGCGATCTCGGCAGAGGCGAAATGCGTCATCACGCCTTCCAGGTGAATTCTGTTTTGCAGATTCAGCCATCGCAAAACCTCATCCAGACTGGCGCCTATGGCGACTCCCTGTCGCGACATACCCGTGTCAATCTCAAGATGCACGGCAAACGAGCGCGCGGAATCGCCATCGTTCAGAGCGTGGGCCAGGGCTTCCATCTGAGAGATCGTCGAGACAACAGGAGTCAGTTCGGAAGCGACCAGAACGTCGGCATCTTCATCGAGTGACTCGCTCATCACCAGAATGCGCGGCTGTTGGGCTGATGCAATCCCGGCCCTCTGAAGAGCGGTTCTTACGGCCGCGCCCTCACCAGCATCAGTAACTCCCAGCCACTCGGCTCCTGCTGCGGCCAGCACAGGAGCGCACAGCTCTGCGCCGTGGCCGTAAGCATCAGCCTTAACCACGGCCAATACGGTGATGTCTGCACCTGCAGCTTCTTTAAGGCAACGATAATTGGCGGTTAGCCGCTCTTCTGAGATCTCCACCCAGCTCTTCACTCTTCTATCCTACGGCCCGATGCGTCTTCTCTTGATGGAGCCATGTTGACTGAGAGGCTACAGCGAGCTGGAAGCGGGGGCCATCAGTTCGCGGCGCTCTTCGGCCGAGGGCACAACCTTCTTGATGTGATCTTCGAGCCGCTGACCTTTTTTCGGTGTAAAGGTTCGCTCGAGGATGGCTACCTCGTCCATGCGATCCAGGCGGAAGTCGCGAAAATCATTCCGCAGTTCGCACCATGAGGTCAGGGTCCACACTCCGCTCCAGAAAACGAGCGCCAGCGGCCATACACAACGCTCGCTCACTTCGCCGTCTTCGCGAATGTATCGGAAGCTGGCGACGCGGCGCATCTTGCAGGCCATGTGCAGCGAATCAAGCCGGGCGCGCAGATGCGGCTTCATCCTGTAGCCCGGAGCGTAGAGCAGAATGGAGTCGAACTCGTTGCGCAGATCGGCGGGCAGGACGGCCTCGATGCGTTGCAGGGCCTGAGCGGCCCCAAGCACATTCTCCTCGCCTCCCCAGGCCCGCACCAGGCGAGCGCCAAGGACCAGTGCGGTCAATTCTCCACGGGTGAACATCAACGGTGGCAGGTCCATATCGCGGCGCAGCGTGTAACCGACGCCGGCCTCACCTTCGATGGGGGTTCCGGCAAGTTGAAGGTCCTGAATATCGCGATAGATGGTCCGTTGCGAAACCTGCAACTTCGTAGCGAGCGTCTGCGCTGTCTGTAGCCGTCCCTGACGCAGGAACTGCACAATCCGAAAGAGGCGGTCTGCACGTCGCATGTGGAAAATTCTCAGCTAACGCTGTCAGTTACAGGTTGATTCTACTGACATCTCAAATCTGTAACTGACAATACGCTTTTTCAGTACGAGTGCAATCCGATGTGATTCCCTTCGGAATCACGCAGGCAGGCGAAGTGGCCGTGGCCGCCCGGGACGGGGGTTTTGGGCATCAGCACCAGGCCTCCGGCCTTGCGAACACGCGCCAGGACGTTGTCCAGTTCGCCATTGCAGTTCAGGTAGACCATCGCGCCGCCGCGGCCGGGTTTCTGGAACGTCCTTTTGACCAGAGTGCCGCCAGTTCCGGTCTGTTCAGAAGCGAACAACGCCATCGGACTTCCTTCGTTATAGCGCTCCATCTTGACGCCCAGCAGGGTTTCATAAAAACCGGTGGCCCTGTCCAGGTCTTCGCAGGGAATCTCAAACCAGTTGATAGCATTCTGTTTTACGGTCATTTGTTCGCTCATGGGGGCGCTCCTTGGTCCCTCTCGGGAAACACTCTTAGGCGACTACATTACGGAGCATAACGAACCCCTACTGACAGCATCATGTCAGTAGGAATGTCGGCAGGAAACATTGTGACGAACACCCGCATGAATCCCTCGAGATGAAGCTGCGAGCCGAGTGGGCCGCCGGTTCTGTCCCGAGTTACTTGCCGGAAGAAGTTGTCGCCGCGGGGGTTGAAGTTGCGGCAGGCGCGGCGGGGGTTGTGCTGGCGCTATCACTCGACGAAGATGGGGCGCTCGCCTTGGTCTCGGAAGACTTCGGCTTAGCATTGCCATAACCGTCGGCATACCATCCACCCCCCTTGAAGGCGACTGCGGGAGCCGAAAGAACACGCTCAAGGTGTCCATCGCAAAACGGGCAAACCGTAATCTCCGGATCAGAGAATTTCTGGATCTTTTCGGTTCGTTTGTGGCACTGAGTGCATTCGTATTCGTAGAGCGGCATAGAGGCTGGCGTTCCTGATCGTAACTTCCGGACAGATCTGGAGTGGGTTCTGTCGCATCTTCCATTCTAATCGAGCCTAAAAGTAAAAGCTCCTGCGGGGACGCCGCAGGAGCCAATCAGTGCAAGGCATAGAAGTTACAGCTTGCCCAGTTCGATCAGCCGAACGCTGGCGATTGCCTCCACCTTACGGAGCGCCTCGACGGCAGCGTTGGCTGTAGTTGCATTGGGGACGTCGATCTGGACGACGGCCAGGGCCTGTCCCTGTGGAACGCGCTGCGAGCGGGTGGAGCGTCCGAGAGCGAAATTGGCGATATTGACCGAGTGCTCGCCCAGGATAGTTCCGATGCGTCCGATCACACCGGGAACATCGTGGTTGCGAATCGCCACCAGGGTTCCGGTCAACGGAGCTTCGATATCAATGCCATCGTAGGACAGCAGACGTGGCGAGTTGCCGTGCAGAACGGTGGCGGAAGCCGAAGCGTCTCCTGCGGAGGAATGCAGCGTCAGCTTAAGGACCGACCCCGCGCCTCCAGTAGTGAACTCCTTCTTGTCCTCCTGCACCCGGATTCCGCGCTCTTCTGCGATGGCCGCCGCGTTGATGCGATTGGCGGTTCCCTTCGATTCGCCATTGCCTTCCGAGCCTGAGAAGATCCCGGCCAGGGCGGCGTTACGTACCAGATCGGTCTTTCCGGTTGCGAGGCGGCCGGTGTAGCTGATCTGGATGTTCTCCAGGTTTCCCGGCGTGGCGTGCGAGAGAAAGTGGCCAAGACGCTCGGCCATCTCGATATAAGGAGCGACCTCGGTGTACTCCTCGTGGGTGAGCGAAGGCAGATTGACCGCATTCTGCACGACACCCAGCTTGAGATAGTCGCTTACCTGACGGGCAAGCTGGATGCCGATAGCTTCCTGGGCCTCATCGGTGGAACCAGCAATGTGCGGTGAGAGGATCACGTTGTCGAGTCCGAAGAAAGCGGAATCCTTGAGCGGTTCCGAATGGAAGACGTCGAGGGCAGCTCCGCCGACGTGGCCGCTCTTGAGGGCATCGGCCAGCGCCTGCTCAACGATCAGCTCACCGCGGGCACAGTTGATGATGCGGACGCCTTTCTTCATGATGGCGAGCGAAGTAGCGTTGATCATGCCCTCGGTCTGCGCAGTGAGGCCGACATGCAAGGTGAGGTAGTCGGAGCGACGGAAAATCTCATCGATAGGAACAAGGGTGACGTCGTTTTCGCGGGCGATCACCGGCGCGATAAAGGGGTCGTAGCCGATCAGCTCCATTCCGAAGGCACGGGCGCGGCGAGCGACCTCGAGACCGATACGGCCCAAGCCGACGATGCCGAACGTCTTTCCGCGCAGTTCGCGGCCCTGTAGGGTCTTCTTTTCCCACTTGCCCTGGTGCATGGTGGAATTGGCACGAGGAATGGCACGGGCGAGCGACACCATCAGGCCGAGGGTCAACTCAGCGACGGCGATCGCGTTGGCTCCGGGAGTATTCATCACAACGATGCCGCGGCGGGTGGCAGCGTCGGTATCGATGTTATCCACGCCTACGCCAGCGCGGCCGATGACGCGAAGCTTCGGGGCGGACTCCAGCAGCTTGGCATCAGCCTGAACTGCGGAGCGCACGACCAGGGCGTCCGCGTCGGCAAGCTCGGCGGCAAGGCCGTTCTTGATCTGGTCGGCGGTAACGACCTGCCAGCCTGGTTCCTGCTGGAAGATGGCAAGGGTGGCGGGAGAGACTTTTTCAGCGAGAACGATCTTCAAGGATGACCTCAGGGGTTACAGGTGGTTTGGTTTTAATTTTAATAGACAGAGAACAAGGAGTGCTTTGAAAGAAGGGTCGTTGGTCTCATGAGCGCTTGCGCCGGCCCTCCCAGAGAAAGAAAAAGAGTGCTGCAAAAGCGACAACACCAACAACAGGCCAGGCTTGCCGTATCCGGTCGCGCCCGTTGACGGAGGCAACAGCATAGGTATGGCCGGCGTCTGGAACATAGGCGCCACCGCTGGCGATGGTTCCAGGTTCCGCGCTTCCCGTACCGCCGTAGTAGTAGCGGTAGGCTGTACTCTCCAGAGGCTTCTCTCCAAGAATGCGCTGCTCGCCACGGGCATGACATAGATCGTCGTCAACAACGACATGGTCCTGGTCAACACACCGTTTCATCTCGGGCTTGCTGCAACCGGTTGTGGTGGCAAACGAAGCCGCTGTAAGAAGGAAGGCTGCGAGTTGGAGAGAGCGTTTCATTTCGCTCGTTTCCATCCATAGGCTAGGCAATCTTCCTGCTGTTTCTCAGGAAGATTGCCTAGCCAGGTTGACTTGCTACTTTGTTCGCTCGGCGAAGACCTTCTGGGCAGCAATGAGGCCGTTACCGAAGGCGAAGCCGGGCAGTGGGAGTTTGGCTGCGATGGCGACCTGCTCAAGAGCGCCAATGATGGCGATCGTGTCCAGGTAGTCGAAGAAGCCGATGTGCGCGATGCGGAAGAGGTGTCCCTTCATCTCGCCCTGTCCGTCGGTGACGATAGCGGCGAACTTCGACTTGAGGCCCTTGACGATGACGCCGGAGTCCGTACCCTCGGGTGGCAGAATTGCAGTTGCGGCGGCAGCCTCATAACCGGCAGGCGCGAAAAGCTTTAGGCCCATCGCGGTTGCGGCTGCGCGAGTCATGGCGGCGCAGGTCTCGGCATTGTCGACCAGCTTCTTGCGGCCTTCTGCGAGATTTCCATCCGCCTGGCTGGCGATATAGTCGAGCGAGGCTCCAAGAGCTGCGATCAGAGCAACGGGAGGCGTATACGCGCTCTCACCCTTGGCAGCATTCTTGCGCTCCTTGCGGAGATCGAAGTAGTAACGCGGATTGTAGGTCGACTCCATGCGGTCCCATGCACGCTGGCTCAACGCGATATAGCTGAGACCGGGCGAGATCATGACGGCCTTCTGCGAACCACCAATCAACACGTCGATTCCCCAACCGTCCATGTCGAGGTGCGTAGTACCGAGTCCGGTGATCGCATCGACGATCAACAGTGCCTCGGACTTGGCATCTTTCAGCAGCTTCGCAATCCCTTCCACATCGTGGCGGACGCCGGTCGAGGACTCGGTCGCCTGTACGAAGACGGCGCGGGTCTCAAGCTTGAGCGCTGCCTTGACTTCATCGAGCGAGAAGGTCTGGCCATAGGGCTTTTCAATCACATCGACATGGCAGCCGAAGGCCTTGGTCAGCGCGCTCCAGCGCTCACCGAACTTACCGGCGGTCAGGACAAGGACACGGTCACCGGGCGAAGTCAGATTGGAAACCGCAGCCTCCATGGCTCCAGTACCGCCGCTCGAAAGAACCAGAACGTCGTTCTTGGTACCGACGAAGTCCTTCAGCTGCGACAGAACACGGGAAAACAGGGCGCGGAACTCAGGGGTGCGGTGGTGGATATCGGCGGCCGCCATGGCGAACTGGGCGGCGGGAAGCAGGGGCGTAGGCCCAGGAGTAAAGAGGCGCGTTTTGCGGATCATACCTCTATTGTAGAGGCGGCGACCGGACCGCCCGGCGTTTTATGATGGAGAGTCAGGGTTTAACGGTTGAACAACTGTGAAGGAGCATTCAATGACGATCGCCAGGAAGATCGATGTCGATATTGTCACCGCGATGAAGGCGAAAGACGAACACAGGCTGACAACGCTGCGTATGGTGAAGTCGGCATTGAAAAATAAGGCCATCGACAAGCGAGCGGAGCTCACCGACGCGGAAGAATCGCAGATCCTCTCGACGCTGATCAAGCAGCGGCGGGAATCAGTGGAGAGTTTTACCAAGGGCAATCGCCCAGAACTCGCCGAAAAAGAACGCATCGAAATCACGATGATTGAGGGCTATCTGCCCCAGGAGGCCAGCGAAGACGATATCCGCTCGGTCGTCCAGGCGGCGATTGCGCAGCTTGCAGAGGCAGGCGCAAAGCCCGGTCCGAAGGACATGGGAGCTGCGATGAAGATCGTCCAGCAACAAACCATGGCGAAGGGCTGGCGCGTAGATAACAAGCGGGTTAGCGAAATCGTCAAGACAGAACTGGCGAAGTAAACAGGCTCAGAGTCTCGCTCACCTGAGCACAGCCCTCATGCCGGAGCAGCCATGCCTTTCGCTCCATACCGCCACCATAGCCGGTCAATGAGCCATTCGCTCCGATCACGCGGTGACAAGGCACAACGACGCCAATAGGGTTTGCACCGTTGGCCGTTCCAACAGCCCGGACAGTATTCGAGCGCCCGATCCGCTTCGCAAGTTCCGCGTAAGAGATCGTTTTGCCACATTCGATAGCGCGAAGCGCACGCCAGACCTCCCTTTGGAAAGAGGTTCCCGCAGTCTTTACAGGTAAGGTGTCGATCACGGAGAGTTCACCCGCAAAGTACCGGGCCATCGTTTCGGAGAGACCATGAGGATTGCGAACTGGTTCAAGCCGGAAACCATCCTGACCGTAATGGAGCCGGAGCAGACGATGCATTCGCGCCTCATAGTCCGACCAGTCGATCGCACGAAGACTTCCTTCTTCGTCAGCAACAAGGAGCATCTCTCCGATTGGAGTAGCAAGCCGATCCAACGACAAATGCATGATTTGGCTCATTTAGGGCTCTCCAAAACAAGGATATGCTGCAAAAACCGGTACCGCTATGTGACGCGCGGGCGGGCGCAGGTGATTCATAGGACGGGCATAAAATCAGGACTGACGAGGACATCGGATCAATGATCAGGAATTATCAGGGAAAGACGCCGGCGATTCCAGCAAGCTGCTATGTGGATGTCTCGGCCCAGGTGATCGGTGATGTGGAGCTGGGAGAACAGGCCAGCGTATGGATGAATGCGGTGGTGCGAGGCGATGTAAACTCCATCCGGATCGGCGCCAAGAGCAATGTGCAGGACTGTGCCGTGCTACACGGAATGCGCTATGTATACCCCGTGATTGTGGGCGAAATGGTGACCATCGGACACAACGCTACGGTACACGGCTGCGTGATTGAAGATGCGGTTCTGGTGGGAATTGGCGCGGTGATTCTGAATAATGCGCGGATCGGTGAGGGCTCGATTATCGCAGCAGGAGCCGTGATCCCGGAGCAGGCAGTGATTCCTCCGCGATCGCTGGTGGTCGGCATACCCGGCAAGGTGAAGAAGTCGCTCGGTGAAGAGGACCACAAATTGATTCTTAAATATGCCCAGAACTACCTGGACTATACGGCAATCTACTTGGCAGAGATGAAGTCGGGTTCGATGTCTGCTGGCCAGTAAAAGTGCCGACGTTATCCATCCAGATGCGTCACTCTATAGCCTTTGAATCCACACCGTTTCCACACTCGAATCTGCGTAGAATCGCACTACTCCATGCAAGTTCCTACTCTCACTCGCCGCTCTGCCCTGGCCGTCATGACAGCCGCAGCACTCTCACCTCGCGCACTGCTGGCCACCTCCACACCTGACCTCTCCTCGACCCTCGCTGCTCTGGAAAAGAAGAGCGGAGGCCGCCTTGGTTGCGCCATCCTCTTTCCTTCGGGGAGACGCGTTACGCATCGCGCCGACGAACGATTCCCCATGTGCAGCACCTTCAAGTTTCTTGCTGCTGCATTGGTGCTTCAACGCGTCGATCAGGAAAAGGAACATCTGGATCGCTCCGTTGGCTTCTCGAAGAGCGACCTTGTCGCGTACTCACCCGTGACCGAAAAACACGTAGGCAGCAGCATGACAGTTGCCGAGCTTTGTAAGGCAGCGCTGACCTTCAGCGATAACACTGCCGCCAATCTCCTGTTGGCCAGTTTCGGAGGCCCACCTGCCATCACGGCCTTTGCTCGTTCCTTGGGCGACACGATGACAAGGCTCGACCGCACCGAAACTTCGCTTAACGAAGGCACTCCCGGCGACCCGCGCGACACAACGACTCCCACCGCGATGCTGGGGAATTTGCAACGCATTCTCTTCGGCAACGTTCTCAAGCCATCGTCACGTCAACAGCTTACGGACTGGATGCTCGCTAACACCACCGGAAAACTAAAGTTCGTTGCCGGGCTGCCGACAGACTGGAAGGTTGCGGATAAGACGGGCGCGGGCGACCACGGCTCAAATAACGACGTCGGCGTCCTCTATCCACCTGTGGGTAAACCGATCCTCATTACCTCGTACCTGACCGAGACCACAGTCCCCACCGAGGAGCGCAACGCGATCCACGCCGAGATTGCCCGTGCCATAGCCGCATCTTATCGATCATGAAAGCTGCCATTCTTCATGCCTCCGCCAGTTCGCTCTTAATCGAAGACGTCCCTTGTCCCGTCGTTACACCAGGCCACACTCTTCTGCGTGTCCTCGCCTGCGGAGTTTGTCGCACCGACCTGCACATCTTCGAGCGCGACTTGCCCACGATGCGCGATCCACTCATCCCGGGCCACCAGATAGTAGGTGAAGTTATTGATGGCGCAACCAAGGAGTTACCACTAGGCTCGCGCGCAGGTGTGTCATGGATCGGTGGCATCGATGGTACATGCCCTTTCTGCAAGCGTAGTGAAGAGAACCTCTGCGATGCTCTTAGCTTCACTGGCTACACAATCGATGGTGGCTATGCGGAATACGCTCTGGTACGTTCCGACTTCGCTTATCCCCTGCCCGATAACGTCGCTCCGCAGCACCTTGCACCTCTGCTCTGCGCTGGTATTATCGGCTTTCGCAGCCTTCGCGTTGCGGAGACCCGACCCGGCGAGCGCGTAGGGCTCTTCGGCTTCGGGGCCTCGGCCTCGCTCGCAATCCAAGTGCTGCGTCATTGGGGCTGCGAGGTCTACGTCTCTACGCGAGGCGAACAGCACCAGCACCAGGCTCAACAACTTGGAGCCGTGTGGGTCGGCTCGGAGATTGATAAGCCTCCCGTCGCGCTGGATTGTGCCGTCACCTTCGCTCCGGCAGGAGCCGTAGTGATTGCTGCATTGTCGAGTCTGCGTAAAGGCGGCATCGTCGCTATCAACGCGATTCATCTCGACCAGATGCCCGCCTTCGACTATGACAAGCTGCTATGGGGGGAACGACAAATTCGCAGCGTCGCCAATATGACCCGTCAGGACGCCCGCGACTTCCTCACGCTTGCACAGGAGATTGGCATTCGCCCACATGTACGCACCTTTCCACTCGATCAGGCGAACAATGCGTTGCAGGCCGTAAAACACGAGACAGCCGACGGCCCTGTCGTCATCCTTCCATAAGATCAATGCTCGCTGGCTCTGCTATCGTTTTCATGCGATGAAAACTTTTCCGGGAATGCGTTTTTATTCGGTGTGGCCTGTCCTGCGTAACATTCTGGGACTCTCTGTTCTGGTTACATCTCTCACCATGGCCTCGTCTGCACAGCCGCAGGATGCTGTCTCGTGGGTAAATCCGTACATCGGCACAGGCGACGGACCGATCGGTTATGGCGGCACCATGCCTTTTGTGACTCCGCCGTTCGGGATGACGAACTGGACCGCTCAGACACGGCAGAATCGCCTCAGCGTGGTCAGCTACGAGTACTCAGACACAGCGATTCAGGGGTTCATGGGAACACATCAGCCCGCGATCTGGATGGGGGACTACGGCTACGTGACAGTAGTTCCGCAGGTGGGTGAGTTGGAGACGACTCCCGAGGCGCGGCAAATGCGCTTTACCCACACTGACGAGATTGCGCGGCCCGACTACTACTCCGTATGGATGACCGCAAAAGACGGTGGACGTATCCGCGCCGAGATGACTGCAACGGAGCGTTGCGCTTACATGCGGTTCACCTTCCCGAAAGGCTCAAATGGGCGCGTTCTGGTGGAGGCCTCGCGACCTGGTATTGCAGGCGAGGCAAAGTTTGATGCGACCAAGCATGAGATTACGGGCTACAACCCGGACCGCATCGACCGCAACCTGGGGCCTTTTGCTCTGCCCAACTTCAAAGGTTACTTCGTCGTCGAGTTTCGCAAGGCATGGCACGATGCCAAGACCTATGGAATGGATAGTGCTGGCGCGCACGGAGCCTATGCCGATTTCGCTTCGGGCGAGGTCGTCGAAGTGCGTGTAGGCACATCGTTCCTGAGCATCGATCAGGCACGCAAAAACCTGCGGCACGAGATTCCCTCCTGGGACTTCGATGCCGTACAGAAAAAGTTGCGTTCCACCTGGAACGATAAGCTGAGCCGCGTGAGCGTAGAGGGTGCAACCGACGACCAGAAGAAGATCGTGTACACCGGGCTGTACCACGCGTTGCTGTATCCGCGCATCTTCTCTGAGTATGGTCGTTACTACTCGGCCTTTGACGACAAGATTCACGAAGGTGAGTCCTACACGGCTTACTCGATCTGGGACACCTTCCGCGCCGAGAATAGCCTGCTGACCCTGCTGGCTCCGGAACGCATCCCCGGCATGATCACGGCGCTGCTCCAGAACTACAAAGAAGGCGGATGGATGCCGAAGTGGCCGAACCCCTCCTACACGAACATCATGATCGGCACGCATGCCGACTCTCTGGTAGCCGAAGCGATCAACAAAGGGTTTACCGGCTTCGATCGCAAGACCGCGTGGGACGCTGTCTACAAAGATGCGATGGTTCCTCCTGATGGCGACACGACACGACGCTGGCTCGACCGCGAGCCGCACACACCTTATGAGGCGCGCGGCGGACTGACCTACTACAAACAACTTGGCTATATCCCCACGGACAAGACCGACGAGGCTTCTTCACGCACCATCGAAGACAGCTACGATGATTGGTGCGTTGCACAGGTTGCTAAAGCGTTGGGGCGCGAGAAAGATTACGAGTTCTTCCTGAAGCGCTCTCTGAACTATAAGAATCTCTACAATCCCGCGTTGGGGCTAATGAACGGCAGGACCTCCGACGGCAAGTGGGCTCCCATTGGAGGTACGCGAGACACACCAGGGAATCGCTCTGTCTCTGGATGGACAGAAGGCGATGCGTGGGTCTACACCTGGGCTTCGTTGCACGATCTCGGCGGGCTGAAGAATCTGATGGGCGGCGCAGAAAAATACAACGCAAAGCTCGATCAGCACTTCGCAGGCGGTCACAACAAGCATTCCAACGAACCCAGTCATCACTATGGTTATCTGTACGACTACAGTGGACAACCATGGAAGACACAGGCCAAGGTGCGCGAGATCGCCAACGCTGAGTACGCAAACAAGCCCTCGGGCATCGATGGCGACGACGATTGCGGGCAGATGTCGGCCTGGTATCTCTTTACTGCGATGGGCTTCTACCCTGTGAACCCTGCGAGCGGGGATTACATGATTGGTAGCCCAATGTTTGGAAAGATGTCGTTGCGGCTGGCGAATGGAAAGACCTTCACAGTAATCGCAAAGAATAATAGCTCTACAAATCTCTATATTCAGTCCGCAACACTCAATGGAAAATCGTTGGACAAACCAGTCCTGACCTACAACCAGATTATGCAGGGATCGACCGTTGAGTTCGTAATGGGACCACAACCTTCCAAATGGGCCAGCCAGTGGGAGCCGAAAGCGATCGCAGTCAAATAGATGATTTAAATACCTTCACTCCGCACGGTACAATTTCGCCAGCTTCACGGGCCTGAATCTCGAACCTTGGAAGGCGAGGTCTCTCGATGAACGGTGTGCGTCACTATCCTCTGGCGATTATTG
This portion of the Edaphobacter sp. 4G125 genome encodes:
- a CDS encoding zinc-dependent alcohol dehydrogenase family protein encodes the protein MKAAILHASASSLLIEDVPCPVVTPGHTLLRVLACGVCRTDLHIFERDLPTMRDPLIPGHQIVGEVIDGATKELPLGSRAGVSWIGGIDGTCPFCKRSEENLCDALSFTGYTIDGGYAEYALVRSDFAYPLPDNVAPQHLAPLLCAGIIGFRSLRVAETRPGERVGLFGFGASASLAIQVLRHWGCEVYVSTRGEQHQHQAQQLGAVWVGSEIDKPPVALDCAVTFAPAGAVVIAALSSLRKGGIVAINAIHLDQMPAFDYDKLLWGERQIRSVANMTRQDARDFLTLAQEIGIRPHVRTFPLDQANNALQAVKHETADGPVVILP
- a CDS encoding GH92 family glycosyl hydrolase is translated as MRFYSVWPVLRNILGLSVLVTSLTMASSAQPQDAVSWVNPYIGTGDGPIGYGGTMPFVTPPFGMTNWTAQTRQNRLSVVSYEYSDTAIQGFMGTHQPAIWMGDYGYVTVVPQVGELETTPEARQMRFTHTDEIARPDYYSVWMTAKDGGRIRAEMTATERCAYMRFTFPKGSNGRVLVEASRPGIAGEAKFDATKHEITGYNPDRIDRNLGPFALPNFKGYFVVEFRKAWHDAKTYGMDSAGAHGAYADFASGEVVEVRVGTSFLSIDQARKNLRHEIPSWDFDAVQKKLRSTWNDKLSRVSVEGATDDQKKIVYTGLYHALLYPRIFSEYGRYYSAFDDKIHEGESYTAYSIWDTFRAENSLLTLLAPERIPGMITALLQNYKEGGWMPKWPNPSYTNIMIGTHADSLVAEAINKGFTGFDRKTAWDAVYKDAMVPPDGDTTRRWLDREPHTPYEARGGLTYYKQLGYIPTDKTDEASSRTIEDSYDDWCVAQVAKALGREKDYEFFLKRSLNYKNLYNPALGLMNGRTSDGKWAPIGGTRDTPGNRSVSGWTEGDAWVYTWASLHDLGGLKNLMGGAEKYNAKLDQHFAGGHNKHSNEPSHHYGYLYDYSGQPWKTQAKVREIANAEYANKPSGIDGDDDCGQMSAWYLFTAMGFYPVNPASGDYMIGSPMFGKMSLRLANGKTFTVIAKNNSSTNLYIQSATLNGKSLDKPVLTYNQIMQGSTVEFVMGPQPSKWASQWEPKAIAVK